The nucleotide sequence TCAAATTCAACACTCATCTATGGCTCCAAAGAAATATCGACTAAAGGAATTGATGAATGCAACAGGTGGATTCAGCCATCAGAACAAGCTTGGTGAGGGTGGATTTGGAACCGTTTATAAGGGAATCCTTGGAAAAATCAATAAAGAGATAGCTGTGAAGAGAGTCTCAAAGAATTCGCGTCAAGGAAAGAAAGAATTTATCGCCGAAGTTACAACAATTGGAAGCCTTCACCACAAAAACTTGGTGAAACTCATTGGTTGGTGCTATGAAAGTAAAGAGCTTCTCCTTGTTTATGAGTTCATGCCAAATGGAAGTTTAGACAAATACCTATTTAACCAATCGAGTGAACTCGAATCACATTATTCGAAAGTACTTGATTGGAAAACTAGGAATGGTGTGATTCGTGACGTGGCGCAAGCATTGGATTATCTTCACAATGGTTGTGAAAAAAGGTTACTTCATAGAGACATTAAAACAAGCAACATAATGCTGGATTTTGATTACGTTGCAAAATTGGGTGATTTTGGATTGGCACGAATAGTTCAAATGAGAAAAGAAACTCATCATTCAACAAAGGAAATTGCAGGAACACCGGGCTATATGGCACCGGAAATATTTTTAACCGGAAGAGCGACGGTTGAAACAGATATTTATGCATTTGGTGTACTTGTTTTGGAAGTTGTGTGTGGAAAAAGACCAAGAAATATGTATGCACAAGATGATTATAAATATAGTATTGTGTATTGGGTTTGGGAGCTTTATGAAGAGGGAAAAAAAGTTAGTGCAGTTGATGATAGGATAAGTAGTGAAGAGGCTGAAACTGAAAAGGTTGAAATTGTGCTTATTCTTGGGTTGTCTTGTTGTCATCCAAATCCACATGAAAGACCAACAATGAAAACTGTTTTGATGGTTCTAAATGGAGAAGCTTCTCCTCCAATGGTTCCGATTGAAAGACCGGCTTTTGTTTGGAATGCTATGCCTTCATCtttcaaacaaaatgaaaatggttCTCTTATCAGTGGAACTCTCACTCCATTCACTCAACTTAGTGGCAGATAGAAAATTAGAAATCAATTTGGTTCACCAAAACTAAGAAATCACTTTTGTTTAGAATTAATGGtctttctaatatatatatcaatgcATACATATGTTATGTACTATATAGGTTGATGTATTTTTTCAAACGACtatgttttcttttgtaaaCTTTTGTAGATATATAGAACATTTGCCTCTACATGACCCAAATTAACTATCTCAATGATGGAATAGGAAAATGGCTTGTTCAATTCTTTGAAAAGAACAGGTATTGAATGGAACAAGGAGACACCAATTTTTATGCGGATGCGGTACAATACGGGTAGGCAGATATgcgaatttttttaaatttaggataAGATACAGCAAAAATacattaacaaattttttatattattgtgcCGATTTAATTCTGTTACAAGTgtaattaagttaagggattaaaagtgtaattttgccaatttAATTCTCTTACATTATTGTGCCATTTGATTGAATAGTTGTGAGCACtgttattttaagtttattaatTCGATGTTTTTTACTATAACTTACTGAGTTTAAATGTTTCTTGCCATTTTTTAGATATTGAGTAAGTTAAGATAACACATTGTCTCTATGCCTACCTAAAGTGAAAGCATTGGCTAAATTTCTGCTTGATTGTTTATTTGTTGTCTGCGTAAGCTTTGTTTCCAAGTGAACCCAAACACAAATATTAGCATTATGAATTTGAGATTTGATTCAATGTTAATAACATAGGGGTCTTAAATGTTTAATAGCAttggataattttttattacatataTCCTTTTCTCcattcaacaataaataacatgtaatatttcaaaaaaaaaaaaatgttgaaaatatagACTAActaaacaatagtgattacaaacaactttaatgcAAATATCCATTTTCTTAATTCCTAACAAAAGAATCTTATATATAAGTGATGTGTCTAGTCTATATTTACtacaagatacattaattactcaatgaatctaaaaaatcaaaagtttcttataataaagaccggagggagtacaatgTACACCCTCCGGTtacaaatataagcaaaaatatgttttagattcattcaataaatgatgtatgttataaatgatgtatgtaaatgaatttaaaatatgaatttttgcttatatttgtgacACCGGAGGGTGTCCATACTTTAACCAAAtgcttaattaaaattatattggcttaattgcacttttccccctatcttttgctaattgtgcaattttgcaccgcctcttttttttttgagcgattttgcaccccatcttttgccaattgtgttttgttcaaaatcatcctTAAAAGAGAGGAAAAGGGGCTAAAGATAAGGTGCGAAATcgttcaaaaaaaagaagagagggtGCAAAATCGTACAATTAGAGAAAAGATAGGGGACAAAAGTGCAATTGAACAAAAAGACGGAGTGCAAAATCAGAAAGGGAggaaaaagatggggtgcaaaatcgctcaaaaaaaaaaagagggggtgcataatcgcacaattagcaaaagatagGGGAAAAAGGCAATTAAGCCAATTATATTTTCTGAACAATTTGTaaccataacaagaaaaacttAACAGAGCTATCTAATTAATCTCTTGGTCATGTGATTACTCACATTGGAATATGAAGTTAGAGATTAGTTCAATTGTTAAGTTGTTGCTTAAACTCAAATTCTGAAGTCTATTTGAAAAGGTGAAAAGGAAGATACATTTTTAAGAGTTTTTACACTGAGTTATCCATTGATATTCAATTAAAATGTATGTCACCTCACTTCTCCGCTGTTTTGACTAGACCACACAGTAGCTTCTTTTTTCCATTAACCATATCTAACAATGGTTTGTTTCAATCTAATAGAGGGAGGATCCATGCCTTTCAACGAATCATAAACGTGTGTTAAAAATTATGCATTCAGAGAGGGTATTGGGCAAACAACTTACAAAAAGTCAAAGTCTTCACTGAGCTCTCTATTGCACACATGAAAAAGGCaattatgcaaataaatttgaattatgCTATTTTAATCGCAAACTAACAGATATACAGCAAAATCTCAAGGAATATATTGAACAGAAAAATGAATTCAACAGTAAAAGATCTAGAAGGCgaagaaataaaatagagagaaaaaccATCAGAAATATAGGATTAATGCATCAAGTGAATCTCAGACGACCGTCGTGAGTATTGAAAATCCAAATTCATCATATGGttttcaattgaaataaaataactaaaaagatGAACAAATTAAACACGAAAATAAAcatacaaatacaaaataaataaaaataaagcagCAGAAACAGAGAAGATAAAATGAACT is from Medicago truncatula cultivar Jemalong A17 chromosome 1, MtrunA17r5.0-ANR, whole genome shotgun sequence and encodes:
- the LOC25479623 gene encoding LOW QUALITY PROTEIN: probable L-type lectin-domain containing receptor kinase S.5 (The sequence of the model RefSeq protein was modified relative to this genomic sequence to represent the inferred CDS: inserted 2 bases in 1 codon), with the protein product CHTNNPFTLWNKNKTIASFNTTFVLYISPETSPGGEGIAFILTSDTNLPENSDGQWLGIVNGSTDGDSRAQILAVEFDTRQSSTWDGPDNHVGININSISSLTQASLENTKINISSGLDVTVRIQYSNDIIXLFFGSMSKNSNDFMETLLVSPPLNLSSYLQQEVYVGFSASTSNYTELNCVKRWEFNGVDIADSNKNNLLLIWIIIPTVIIIGVLLLFLVYRKFQRRMEVQEDTYPRIEDQIQHSSMAPKKYRLKELMNATGGFSHQNKLGEGGFGTVYKGILGKINKEIAVKRVSKNSRQGKKEFIAEVTTIGSLHHKNLVKLIGWCYESKELLLVYEFMPNGSLDKYLFNQSSELESHYSKVLDWKTRNGVIRDVAQALDYLHNGCEKRLLHRDIKTSNIMLDFDYVAKLGDFGLARIVQMRKETHHSTKEIAGTPGYMAPEIFLTGRATVETDIYAFGVLVLEVVCGKRPRNMYAQDDYKYSIVYWVWELYEEGKKVSAVDDRISSEEAETEKVEIVLILGLSCCHPNPHERPTMKTVLMVLNGEASPPMVPIERPAFVWNAMPSSFKQNENGSLISGTLTPFTQLSGR